A single window of Flavobacteriales bacterium DNA harbors:
- a CDS encoding polysaccharide biosynthesis protein encodes MDIKGKRVLITGGTGSFGNQVANYLAGKNPKGIVIFSRDEKKQYDMRKDFPDYEYVIGDVRDANRLHTAMKGVDYVFHAAALKQVPSCEEYPEEAVKTNIIGSQNVCETAIRNGVQMVVALSTDKAVKPVNAMGISKSMMEKIICSQNRQPLDTRFCCVRYGNVMGSRGSVIPLFDKLIRDDQKLTITDPHMTRFLMTLDQSVELVLHAMTQGKGGEIYVKKAPAATVQDLAAAMLARAGKPVDQIAIVGIRPGEKIDEVLVNEYEITRAVESKDYFEIIPEYKENNGNANYEPGYEYTSANTTRLKTVDEIGVLLDAMGQRESYH; translated from the coding sequence ATGGACATTAAAGGTAAAAGAGTTTTAATTACAGGCGGTACCGGCTCATTCGGCAACCAGGTGGCAAACTATCTTGCTGGTAAGAATCCGAAAGGAATTGTGATCTTCAGCCGCGACGAGAAGAAACAATATGACATGCGGAAAGATTTCCCGGATTACGAATATGTGATCGGGGATGTGAGGGATGCCAATAGGCTACATACCGCCATGAAGGGTGTCGACTACGTGTTTCATGCCGCCGCGCTCAAGCAGGTGCCATCTTGTGAAGAGTATCCCGAAGAAGCTGTGAAGACGAACATCATCGGTTCGCAGAATGTATGCGAAACCGCTATTCGGAATGGCGTGCAAATGGTGGTTGCCCTGAGCACCGATAAGGCGGTTAAACCCGTAAACGCCATGGGTATCTCCAAGTCGATGATGGAAAAAATTATCTGTTCCCAAAACCGCCAGCCCCTGGATACACGTTTCTGTTGCGTGCGCTATGGCAACGTAATGGGTTCACGTGGTTCTGTGATTCCTTTGTTCGATAAATTGATCAGGGATGACCAGAAGCTCACCATCACGGATCCACACATGACACGTTTCCTGATGACACTTGATCAATCAGTGGAATTGGTGCTACACGCCATGACACAAGGCAAGGGCGGGGAAATTTATGTGAAGAAGGCACCAGCCGCTACTGTACAGGATCTCGCGGCTGCAATGCTTGCCAGGGCAGGTAAGCCGGTGGATCAGATCGCGATTGTGGGAATACGGCCGGGTGAGAAAATAGATGAAGTGCTTGTGAACGAATACGAGATCACGCGCGCCGTGGAGTCCAAGGATTATTTCGAGATCATTCCGGAGTACAAAGAAAACAACGGAAATGCGAACTACGAACCGGGATACGAATATACATCCGCCAATACCACCCGGCTGAAAACGGTTGATGAGATCGGTGTACTGCTGGATGCCATGGGACAGCGGGAATCCTATCATTGA
- a CDS encoding glycosyltransferase family 4 protein, protein MRKIVLFSNDFPPKIGGVANYSFHIACELQNRDMFSHAITSVPQSEVYPFPVEPSLLRHKRKLGQRTGDGLFFLRKVNTMLHYLNLHIASAREVLRIRRTVKSPLVFVTANYDYQTGIFIRWCRRMSMPYGIVLHGLDIIRYEVQGRKRFAGNCRYARFLVFNSVASSELFKRHMNMQHPKSYVLYPGVNTDALAHATLSDRNALIARFGLPPAPGSWIVSVCALVKRKGIHLVISAMKKLLESNPQVHYLIAGEGDEGPVLQALVQELGIGSNVHFLGHVTEDEKCSLLNAASLFAMPNLSLNGEDFEGFGISFLEALYFGNMVIGGNDGGVPEAVPRTSFCRLVNADAVDAVEQISEQLQSLLSDMPSDKSALKETGRKWVKERFSWNLLADRFVVQLKQWDEL, encoded by the coding sequence ATGCGGAAGATCGTTCTCTTTTCAAATGATTTCCCGCCCAAGATTGGAGGAGTGGCCAATTACTCCTTTCACATAGCATGTGAATTGCAAAACAGGGACATGTTTTCACATGCGATTACCTCCGTGCCACAAAGCGAGGTGTATCCTTTTCCGGTTGAACCATCCCTGCTGCGCCATAAGAGAAAGCTGGGGCAACGTACGGGAGACGGTCTTTTCTTCCTGCGGAAGGTCAACACCATGCTACATTACCTGAACCTGCACATTGCTTCCGCCAGGGAAGTGTTGCGCATCAGGCGCACCGTGAAATCACCGCTGGTATTCGTTACCGCCAATTACGATTACCAGACCGGTATCTTCATTCGCTGGTGCCGCCGGATGTCTATGCCTTATGGCATTGTGTTGCACGGACTCGATATCATCAGGTATGAAGTGCAGGGCAGGAAGAGGTTTGCAGGTAATTGCCGTTATGCACGATTTCTTGTATTCAATTCTGTGGCAAGCAGCGAACTTTTCAAACGGCACATGAACATGCAACATCCGAAAAGCTATGTGTTGTACCCGGGCGTGAATACAGATGCACTGGCACATGCGACCTTGTCTGACCGGAATGCCCTGATTGCCCGCTTCGGCCTACCGCCTGCACCCGGATCATGGATTGTATCGGTGTGTGCCCTGGTGAAACGCAAGGGAATACACCTTGTCATAAGCGCCATGAAGAAACTGCTGGAAAGCAACCCGCAGGTACATTACCTGATTGCCGGGGAAGGAGATGAGGGACCTGTATTGCAGGCGCTGGTACAGGAGCTCGGAATCGGATCAAATGTTCATTTTCTGGGACATGTAACCGAAGATGAGAAGTGCAGTTTGCTGAATGCCGCTTCGCTTTTTGCCATGCCCAACCTCAGTCTGAACGGAGAAGATTTTGAAGGATTTGGAATAAGTTTCCTGGAAGCCCTTTACTTCGGGAATATGGTCATAGGCGGAAATGACGGAGGTGTGCCTGAGGCGGTTCCCCGCACTTCTTTTTGCCGGTTGGTGAATGCAGATGCAGTTGATGCGGTTGAACAAATTTCAGAACAGCTTCAGTCATTGCTTTCGGATATGCCATCTGATAAAAGTGCTTTGAAAGAAACCGGAAGAAAGTGGGTGAAGGAACGCTTTTCCTGGAACCTGCTGGCAGATCGGTTTGTGGTACAATTGAAACAGTGGGATGAACTATAA
- a CDS encoding sugar nucleotide-binding protein: MKALQERPVIVLGPSGMLGQMVTDYFTRLACEVIPIHHRFEPETRQDFVREITRHQDAVVINCIGRIKQKTSATGDLVWANAVLPLELANRMSASQTLVQPSTDCVFSGGKGEPYALEDIPDAEDDYGWSKRLGEVALVHRKNTLIPRVSIIGPDANIQPKGLLGWFLNQPNGAELKGFSNHLWNGITTLEWCRLIERELSDPELATRSKLFQAGTKEHHTKLDMLHLFQNVFGTTYTIVPFETDEPVDRRLHPNVFCKSLREQMEDLKKVEKFA, encoded by the coding sequence ATGAAGGCTTTACAAGAGCGACCGGTCATTGTACTGGGCCCCTCCGGAATGTTGGGGCAAATGGTCACCGACTACTTCACACGTTTGGCATGTGAAGTGATACCCATCCACCATCGATTTGAACCCGAAACACGCCAGGATTTTGTGCGTGAAATCACCCGCCATCAGGATGCGGTCGTGATCAACTGCATCGGCAGAATCAAACAAAAAACATCCGCAACAGGTGATCTCGTTTGGGCCAATGCCGTGCTTCCTCTGGAACTCGCCAACCGGATGTCTGCCTCCCAAACCCTGGTGCAACCCAGTACCGATTGTGTATTCAGTGGAGGCAAGGGTGAACCATATGCTCTGGAGGATATCCCGGATGCGGAAGATGATTACGGCTGGTCGAAACGCCTGGGAGAGGTTGCCCTGGTGCACCGCAAAAATACCCTCATTCCCCGTGTGTCTATCATCGGCCCTGATGCCAATATCCAACCGAAAGGCTTGTTGGGATGGTTCCTGAATCAACCCAACGGTGCTGAGTTGAAAGGGTTTTCCAACCATTTATGGAATGGTATCACCACATTGGAATGGTGCCGGCTGATCGAGCGTGAGTTGAGCGATCCCGAACTTGCCACCCGATCCAAACTGTTTCAGGCCGGTACAAAAGAACATCATACCAAACTGGATATGCTTCATTTGTTCCAGAACGTGTTCGGTACAACCTATACCATCGTTCCTTTTGAAACAGATGAGCCGGTTGACAGACGACTACATCCGAACGTGTTTTGTAAAAGTCTTCGTGAGCAAATGGAAGACCTGAAAAAAGTCGAGAAATTTGCCTGA
- a CDS encoding glycosyltransferase family 2 protein yields MRTPFIDGLVTIHVTTYNHAGFIEDCVKSILAQSYRNLEVLICDDASTDGNVDKLRAIETWDSRVKVLYSERNGGMSRNVNKGLREARGEYIAVISGDDLMDPLKIEKQVAFFRQHPAVVLCYHDMVAFDHESGDELYRVSERYRTPETVEENLFFTNWFLKKKPVRAIPSSLMARSAYFLRHEYDVRLSYSNEVLHALLNYAAEPSGKQVVLNEALGRYRFHSGNAHQSADNRKKDLEENYLAYTLASIQYPSIGARCKDYLNYYLFSHLLFKWFAPESIPGFERLFRLQAGRMKFLYYRFCQAYLKARKSI; encoded by the coding sequence ATGCGTACCCCGTTCATAGATGGTTTGGTTACGATTCACGTAACAACGTACAATCACGCCGGGTTCATCGAGGATTGTGTCAAAAGCATCCTCGCTCAGTCCTACCGGAACCTCGAGGTTCTGATTTGTGACGATGCTTCCACGGATGGCAATGTGGATAAACTCAGGGCCATTGAAACATGGGATAGCCGAGTCAAGGTGTTGTACTCGGAAAGAAACGGTGGCATGAGCAGGAACGTGAACAAAGGATTGAGAGAGGCCAGGGGAGAGTATATCGCGGTTATTTCCGGCGATGATTTGATGGATCCCCTCAAAATTGAAAAACAAGTTGCATTCTTCAGGCAGCACCCGGCTGTGGTGCTCTGTTATCATGATATGGTGGCATTTGATCATGAGTCGGGTGACGAGCTTTACCGCGTGTCGGAACGTTACCGTACACCGGAGACCGTGGAGGAAAACCTGTTCTTCACCAATTGGTTCCTGAAGAAGAAACCGGTGCGGGCCATTCCTTCATCACTCATGGCCCGTTCCGCATACTTTCTCCGGCATGAATACGATGTGCGGCTTTCATACTCCAATGAAGTGCTGCATGCATTGTTGAACTATGCAGCCGAACCCTCCGGGAAACAAGTGGTGCTGAATGAAGCCCTCGGACGTTACAGGTTCCATTCCGGGAATGCACACCAAAGTGCCGACAACCGGAAAAAGGATCTGGAAGAGAATTACCTGGCTTATACATTGGCCTCCATTCAGTATCCGTCGATCGGTGCACGTTGCAAAGATTATCTGAACTACTATCTGTTCAGTCACCTCCTCTTCAAATGGTTTGCGCCCGAAAGCATACCCGGGTTCGAACGGCTCTTCCGCCTCCAGGCGGGGCGCATGAAATTTTTGTACTATCGGTTTTGCCAGGCGTATCTTAAAGCGAGAAAAAGTATATGA
- a CDS encoding glycosyltransferase, translating into MTEKKDLQPSAQKSTCTILVLTYKGKRHLLHLLPTLEDAMNRALPFCETDVLIVDNGNDAPTREFVEEEFPQYKLVAAPANDYLFSLNGFVSDMKSEFVFILNDDMKLHPDVLFHLIPVMQKDPGLFAVSCNVMDWEGINETAAPRTMSVGKGWMTSGWDLDDQVSGLRYTLYGGGGAAVFRTGMYNRLGGFDPLYRPAYCEDLDLGHRAWKQGWKIVYHPEAILYHRDGGTIKEQQKSDELSIGINRNKILWMVRNGDSGGFLFWFFLLLPVRLLLGWRLGKNSYLALLKALPRLRLAVKKRLKNGGAVWKDDQISALLGQPYTYGH; encoded by the coding sequence ATGACGGAGAAGAAGGACCTGCAGCCATCCGCACAAAAATCAACGTGCACAATTCTTGTTCTCACATACAAAGGAAAGCGTCACCTGCTGCACCTGTTGCCGACCCTGGAAGATGCGATGAACCGGGCGCTTCCTTTCTGTGAAACGGATGTACTGATCGTAGACAACGGGAATGATGCCCCCACACGGGAGTTTGTGGAAGAGGAGTTTCCTCAATACAAATTGGTGGCAGCACCCGCCAATGATTATCTCTTTTCCCTGAACGGTTTTGTCAGCGACATGAAAAGCGAGTTTGTTTTCATCCTGAATGATGACATGAAGCTGCATCCCGACGTACTCTTTCACCTGATTCCGGTCATGCAAAAAGACCCTGGCCTGTTTGCAGTTTCATGCAATGTGATGGATTGGGAAGGAATCAATGAAACCGCCGCACCGCGTACCATGTCAGTCGGTAAAGGCTGGATGACCAGCGGCTGGGATCTGGATGATCAGGTATCGGGTTTGCGCTATACCCTTTATGGTGGTGGTGGTGCAGCGGTTTTCCGAACCGGTATGTACAACCGATTGGGCGGCTTTGACCCGTTGTACCGGCCGGCTTATTGTGAAGACCTCGACCTCGGACACCGTGCGTGGAAACAAGGGTGGAAGATCGTGTATCACCCGGAGGCAATCCTCTATCATCGTGACGGAGGTACCATCAAGGAACAACAAAAAAGTGACGAGTTGTCGATCGGTATCAATCGCAACAAGATCCTGTGGATGGTGAGGAACGGTGATTCCGGTGGCTTCCTTTTCTGGTTCTTTCTGCTGTTGCCGGTGCGTTTGCTCCTGGGATGGCGTCTTGGCAAAAACTCTTATCTTGCACTGCTGAAGGCATTGCCGCGTTTGCGACTTGCGGTGAAAAAGCGCCTCAAAAACGGTGGTGCTGTGTGGAAAGATGATCAGATTTCGGCCCTCCTCGGCCAACCTTATACATATGGACATTAA